From one Xyrauchen texanus isolate HMW12.3.18 chromosome 17, RBS_HiC_50CHRs, whole genome shotgun sequence genomic stretch:
- the LOC127658231 gene encoding cytochrome b5 reductase 4-like isoform X3: MLNVPSQTFPAVGSQQRVTPTGQSRNKVVLKPGHSLLDWIRLTKSGRDLTGLRGRLIEVTEEELKNHNTRNDCWTCIRGMVYNVSAYIDFHPGGEAELMRAAGIDSTDLFDQVHRWVNYESMLKECLVGRMATKLNPAPQAQTSTTENAHLNSMSPPPPLRLEPSTTAAPIAKDHRPRYDWFQTDATVNIVVYTKRKIPSSGCAVVDLLGDTLRVEMLLGRMSYLLHWRLSSEVQGRVDVQTAQSIGKVQVCLHKTVKDKWTRVGHPLELHDSFIQSNERCLFYRECVLVSRTEVTHDTQLFCLQLPPGSRLQVPVGRHIYLKTSVKGADVVKPYTPVDHSLMPPAQSSAEMGTYVHLMIKIYPDGVLTPHLSNLPIGAPLSVGGPMGSFTLRTLRDVTHLYLLAAGTGFTPMTRLAHLALQDLTSVRKIKLMFFNRQERDILWRSQLDELSIKDERFGVEYVLSEPADSWTGRTGRIDSHMLQNFLEKPENFKCLVCVCGPTAFTELAVQLVRQLDFSEEEIQVFQG, encoded by the exons ATGTTGAATGTGCCGTCTCAGACTTTTCCAGCAGTCGGATCCCAGCAGAGAGTCACACCGACCGGACAGTCACGAAACAAG GTAGTGCTGAAGCCAGGACACAGTCTCCTGGACTGGATCCGACTGACCAAGAGTGGACGGGATCTAACCGGGCTGAGAGGAAGACTGATCGAGGTGACAGAAGAAGAGCTGAAGAATCACAACACCAGAAACGACTGCTGGACATGCATTAGAG GTATGGTGTATAACGTGAGTGCCTACATAGATTTTCATCCTGGTGGAGAGGCGGAGTTAATGAGGGCTGCTGGGATTGACAGCACTGACCTGTTTGACCAG GTGCATCGGTGGGTGAATTATGAGTCCATGCTGAAGGAGTGTCTGGTGGGGAGGATGGCAACAAAGCTCAACCCTGCTCCTCAAG CTCAGACATCAACAACGGAGAATGCTCATTTGAACA GTATGTCTCCTCCTCCACCCTTGAGACTGGAGCCTTCGACTACTGCTGCTCCCATAGCCAAAGATCATCGCCCTCG GTATGATTGGTTCCAGACAGATGCCACTGTCAACATTGTTGTTTACACCAAACGGAAG ATTCCCAGCTCCGGCTGTGCAGTGGTGGATCTGCTGGGTGATACTCTTCGAGTGGAAATGCTCTTAGGGAGGATGTCGTACCTGCTGCACTGGC gCCTGTCCAGTGAAGTTCAAGGACGTGTTGATG TCCAAACAGCCCAGTCGATTGGAAAAGTTCAGGTGTGTCTCCACAAAACAGTCAAAGACAAGTGGACACGAGTGGGGCACCCACTAGAACTCCACGATTCATTCATTCAAAGTAATGAACGCT GCCTCTTCTACAGGGAATGTGTGTTGGTTTCCAGAACAGAAGTCACACATGACACCCAGCTCTTTTGTTTACAACTTCCTCCCGGGTCACGTCTGCAAGTTCCTGTGGGCAGACACATCTACCTCAAAACCTCTGTTAAGG GTGCAGATGTTGTGAAGCCATATACACCAGTGGATCACTCACTAATGCCTCCAGCTCAGTCCAGTGCAGAAATGGGCACATATGTACATCTCATGATAAAGATTTATCCCGATGGTGTGCTGACGCCTCATCTCTCCAACCTTCCCATTG GAGCTCCTCTGTCAGTAGGTGGTCCCATGGGGTCCTTTACCCTGCGAACGCTGCGTGATGTCACTCACCTGTACCTGTTAGCAGCCGGCACAGGATTCACACCCATGACTCGTCTTGCACACCTGGCCCTACAGGACCTTACCTCAGTCAG AAAAATCAAGCTGATGTTCTTCAATCGTCAGGAGAGGGACATACTCTGGCGCTCTCAGCTGGATGAGTTGTCTATAAAAGATGAAAG GTTTGGGGTGGAGTATGTTCTTTCAGAGCCTGCAGATTCCTGGACTGGCAGAACAGGACGGATAGACTCTCATATGCTGCAGAACTTCCTGGAGAAACCGGAAAACTTCaagtgtttagtgtgtgtgtgcggccCCACTGCATTCACAGAGCTTGCAGTGCA GTTGGTCAGGCAGCTGGATTTCAGCGAAGAGGAGATTCAAGTATTTCAAGGCTGA
- the LOC127658231 gene encoding cytochrome b5 reductase 4-like isoform X2 — translation MTLPISFLRSWSCLKGSEMLNVPSQTFPAVGSQQRVTPTGQSRNKVVLKPGHSLLDWIRLTKSGRDLTGLRGRLIEVTEEELKNHNTRNDCWTCIRGMVYNVSAYIDFHPGGEAELMRAAGIDSTDLFDQVHRWVNYESMLKECLVGRMATKLNPAPQAQTSTTENAHLNSMSPPPPLRLEPSTTAAPIAKDHRPRYDWFQTDATVNIVVYTKRKIPSSGCAVVDLLGDTLRVEMLLGRMSYLLHWRLSSEVQGRVDVQTAQSIGKVQVCLHKTVKDKWTRVGHPLELHDSFIQSNERCLFYRECVLVSRTEVTHDTQLFCLQLPPGSRLQVPVGRHIYLKTSVKDVVKPYTPVDHSLMPPAQSSAEMGTYVHLMIKIYPDGVLTPHLSNLPIGAPLSVGGPMGSFTLRTLRDVTHLYLLAAGTGFTPMTRLAHLALQDLTSVRKIKLMFFNRQERDILWRSQLDELSIKDERFGVEYVLSEPADSWTGRTGRIDSHMLQNFLEKPENFKCLVCVCGPTAFTELAVQLVRQLDFSEEEIQVFQG, via the exons ATGACACTTCCTATAA GTTTTCTTCGCAGCTGGAGTTGTTTGAAAGGATCAGAGATGTTGAATGTGCCGTCTCAGACTTTTCCAGCAGTCGGATCCCAGCAGAGAGTCACACCGACCGGACAGTCACGAAACAAG GTAGTGCTGAAGCCAGGACACAGTCTCCTGGACTGGATCCGACTGACCAAGAGTGGACGGGATCTAACCGGGCTGAGAGGAAGACTGATCGAGGTGACAGAAGAAGAGCTGAAGAATCACAACACCAGAAACGACTGCTGGACATGCATTAGAG GTATGGTGTATAACGTGAGTGCCTACATAGATTTTCATCCTGGTGGAGAGGCGGAGTTAATGAGGGCTGCTGGGATTGACAGCACTGACCTGTTTGACCAG GTGCATCGGTGGGTGAATTATGAGTCCATGCTGAAGGAGTGTCTGGTGGGGAGGATGGCAACAAAGCTCAACCCTGCTCCTCAAG CTCAGACATCAACAACGGAGAATGCTCATTTGAACA GTATGTCTCCTCCTCCACCCTTGAGACTGGAGCCTTCGACTACTGCTGCTCCCATAGCCAAAGATCATCGCCCTCG GTATGATTGGTTCCAGACAGATGCCACTGTCAACATTGTTGTTTACACCAAACGGAAG ATTCCCAGCTCCGGCTGTGCAGTGGTGGATCTGCTGGGTGATACTCTTCGAGTGGAAATGCTCTTAGGGAGGATGTCGTACCTGCTGCACTGGC gCCTGTCCAGTGAAGTTCAAGGACGTGTTGATG TCCAAACAGCCCAGTCGATTGGAAAAGTTCAGGTGTGTCTCCACAAAACAGTCAAAGACAAGTGGACACGAGTGGGGCACCCACTAGAACTCCACGATTCATTCATTCAAAGTAATGAACGCT GCCTCTTCTACAGGGAATGTGTGTTGGTTTCCAGAACAGAAGTCACACATGACACCCAGCTCTTTTGTTTACAACTTCCTCCCGGGTCACGTCTGCAAGTTCCTGTGGGCAGACACATCTACCTCAAAACCTCTGTTAAGG ATGTTGTGAAGCCATATACACCAGTGGATCACTCACTAATGCCTCCAGCTCAGTCCAGTGCAGAAATGGGCACATATGTACATCTCATGATAAAGATTTATCCCGATGGTGTGCTGACGCCTCATCTCTCCAACCTTCCCATTG GAGCTCCTCTGTCAGTAGGTGGTCCCATGGGGTCCTTTACCCTGCGAACGCTGCGTGATGTCACTCACCTGTACCTGTTAGCAGCCGGCACAGGATTCACACCCATGACTCGTCTTGCACACCTGGCCCTACAGGACCTTACCTCAGTCAG AAAAATCAAGCTGATGTTCTTCAATCGTCAGGAGAGGGACATACTCTGGCGCTCTCAGCTGGATGAGTTGTCTATAAAAGATGAAAG GTTTGGGGTGGAGTATGTTCTTTCAGAGCCTGCAGATTCCTGGACTGGCAGAACAGGACGGATAGACTCTCATATGCTGCAGAACTTCCTGGAGAAACCGGAAAACTTCaagtgtttagtgtgtgtgtgcggccCCACTGCATTCACAGAGCTTGCAGTGCA GTTGGTCAGGCAGCTGGATTTCAGCGAAGAGGAGATTCAAGTATTTCAAGGCTGA
- the LOC127658231 gene encoding cytochrome b5 reductase 4-like isoform X1 encodes MTLPISFLRSWSCLKGSEMLNVPSQTFPAVGSQQRVTPTGQSRNKVVLKPGHSLLDWIRLTKSGRDLTGLRGRLIEVTEEELKNHNTRNDCWTCIRGMVYNVSAYIDFHPGGEAELMRAAGIDSTDLFDQVHRWVNYESMLKECLVGRMATKLNPAPQAQTSTTENAHLNSMSPPPPLRLEPSTTAAPIAKDHRPRYDWFQTDATVNIVVYTKRKIPSSGCAVVDLLGDTLRVEMLLGRMSYLLHWRLSSEVQGRVDVQTAQSIGKVQVCLHKTVKDKWTRVGHPLELHDSFIQSNERCLFYRECVLVSRTEVTHDTQLFCLQLPPGSRLQVPVGRHIYLKTSVKGADVVKPYTPVDHSLMPPAQSSAEMGTYVHLMIKIYPDGVLTPHLSNLPIGAPLSVGGPMGSFTLRTLRDVTHLYLLAAGTGFTPMTRLAHLALQDLTSVRKIKLMFFNRQERDILWRSQLDELSIKDERFGVEYVLSEPADSWTGRTGRIDSHMLQNFLEKPENFKCLVCVCGPTAFTELAVQLVRQLDFSEEEIQVFQG; translated from the exons ATGACACTTCCTATAA GTTTTCTTCGCAGCTGGAGTTGTTTGAAAGGATCAGAGATGTTGAATGTGCCGTCTCAGACTTTTCCAGCAGTCGGATCCCAGCAGAGAGTCACACCGACCGGACAGTCACGAAACAAG GTAGTGCTGAAGCCAGGACACAGTCTCCTGGACTGGATCCGACTGACCAAGAGTGGACGGGATCTAACCGGGCTGAGAGGAAGACTGATCGAGGTGACAGAAGAAGAGCTGAAGAATCACAACACCAGAAACGACTGCTGGACATGCATTAGAG GTATGGTGTATAACGTGAGTGCCTACATAGATTTTCATCCTGGTGGAGAGGCGGAGTTAATGAGGGCTGCTGGGATTGACAGCACTGACCTGTTTGACCAG GTGCATCGGTGGGTGAATTATGAGTCCATGCTGAAGGAGTGTCTGGTGGGGAGGATGGCAACAAAGCTCAACCCTGCTCCTCAAG CTCAGACATCAACAACGGAGAATGCTCATTTGAACA GTATGTCTCCTCCTCCACCCTTGAGACTGGAGCCTTCGACTACTGCTGCTCCCATAGCCAAAGATCATCGCCCTCG GTATGATTGGTTCCAGACAGATGCCACTGTCAACATTGTTGTTTACACCAAACGGAAG ATTCCCAGCTCCGGCTGTGCAGTGGTGGATCTGCTGGGTGATACTCTTCGAGTGGAAATGCTCTTAGGGAGGATGTCGTACCTGCTGCACTGGC gCCTGTCCAGTGAAGTTCAAGGACGTGTTGATG TCCAAACAGCCCAGTCGATTGGAAAAGTTCAGGTGTGTCTCCACAAAACAGTCAAAGACAAGTGGACACGAGTGGGGCACCCACTAGAACTCCACGATTCATTCATTCAAAGTAATGAACGCT GCCTCTTCTACAGGGAATGTGTGTTGGTTTCCAGAACAGAAGTCACACATGACACCCAGCTCTTTTGTTTACAACTTCCTCCCGGGTCACGTCTGCAAGTTCCTGTGGGCAGACACATCTACCTCAAAACCTCTGTTAAGG GTGCAGATGTTGTGAAGCCATATACACCAGTGGATCACTCACTAATGCCTCCAGCTCAGTCCAGTGCAGAAATGGGCACATATGTACATCTCATGATAAAGATTTATCCCGATGGTGTGCTGACGCCTCATCTCTCCAACCTTCCCATTG GAGCTCCTCTGTCAGTAGGTGGTCCCATGGGGTCCTTTACCCTGCGAACGCTGCGTGATGTCACTCACCTGTACCTGTTAGCAGCCGGCACAGGATTCACACCCATGACTCGTCTTGCACACCTGGCCCTACAGGACCTTACCTCAGTCAG AAAAATCAAGCTGATGTTCTTCAATCGTCAGGAGAGGGACATACTCTGGCGCTCTCAGCTGGATGAGTTGTCTATAAAAGATGAAAG GTTTGGGGTGGAGTATGTTCTTTCAGAGCCTGCAGATTCCTGGACTGGCAGAACAGGACGGATAGACTCTCATATGCTGCAGAACTTCCTGGAGAAACCGGAAAACTTCaagtgtttagtgtgtgtgtgcggccCCACTGCATTCACAGAGCTTGCAGTGCA GTTGGTCAGGCAGCTGGATTTCAGCGAAGAGGAGATTCAAGTATTTCAAGGCTGA